ATTGTTTCGTTAATGATGGATTCCGTATGGGCGGTCGTTAAAAACCAAGCTTCATACTTAGACGGAGCAATATTGATCCCGTTTTTTAGTAACAACTTGAAAAACTTGCCGAATACTTCACCATTTGTAGCTTCAGCTTGTTCATAGTTTTCAACTTTTACATCCGTGAAAAATAATGTCAACGCTCCGCCTAGACGGTTCGTTGTCAACGTTATTCCATGCTTTTTAGCAGAAGCTACGATACCTTCTTCCAGTATCGCCCCAAGTCGATCCATTTCATCGTAAATTCCTGGTTCTTGCAATACTTCTAGACAAGCGATACCTGAAAGCATTGATGCGGGATTCCCAGCCATCGTTCCCGCTTGGTAAGCAGGCCCTAAAGGTGCAACTTGATCCATGATTTCTTTTCGACCGCCGTATGCACCGATCGGTAAGCCGCCGCCAATAATTTTACCTAATGCAGTTAAATCAGGCGTTAGACCTAGCATATCTTGCGCGCCGCCATAGTGGAATCGGAATGCTGTAATCACTTCGTCATAAACAATCAGAGCACCGTGTTTCGATGCTAAATCATGCACAAGTTCCAAAAATCCTTCATTCGGTTCTACAATTCCGAAATTCCCTACAATCGGTTCGACTAGAATACATGCAATTTCATCTCCCCATTTAGCCATTGCTTCTTTATAAGCATCTGGATGGTTGAATGGAATTGTAATTACCTCTTCAGCGATTGACTTCGGCACAC
Above is a window of Sporosarcina sp. 6E9 DNA encoding:
- a CDS encoding glutamate-1-semialdehyde 2,1-aminomutase, whose amino-acid sequence is MIRTKSETIYNEATDHIVGGVNSPSRGYHAVGGGSPTVMERAEGAYFWDVDGNKYIDYLAAYGPIITGHAHPHITKAITHAAETGVLYGTPTQHEVKFAKMLKEAMPKMDKVRFVNSGTEAVMTTIRVSRAYTGRTKIMKFAGCYHGHSDLVLVAAGSGPATLGTPDSAGVPKSIAEEVITIPFNHPDAYKEAMAKWGDEIACILVEPIVGNFGIVEPNEGFLELVHDLASKHGALIVYDEVITAFRFHYGGAQDMLGLTPDLTALGKIIGGGLPIGAYGGRKEIMDQVAPLGPAYQAGTMAGNPASMLSGIACLEVLQEPGIYDEMDRLGAILEEGIVASAKKHGITLTTNRLGGALTLFFTDVKVENYEQAEATNGEVFGKFFKLLLKNGINIAPSKYEAWFLTTAHTESIINETIIAVDKSFEELAVTLDN